The sequence below is a genomic window from Bacillus oleivorans.
AAGGCAAAATTAAAAGGCATGAGTCCGGTTCAATACCGAAATCATGCCCAAGTAGCTGCCTAAATTTCTGTGTCTAACTTTTTGGGTTCAGATCAGGTCTTGTGGCTTTTTAAATTCATATCAAGAATGTAATCAATTAGAAAAGAAACTGAAATAGAGGATTGTTAAAATGGAAGAGTAGCTCTTTACAAAATGTAGGGGAAAAGGAAGAGTAGAATGGAAACACATGTAGAAAAAGCACTAAGCGAGTGGAAAAAGGAAATCAATACTTTGTTAGATGGCATTGATAAGGAATATGAAGAAACAAAAAGCGAGTTACAGGTGTATTCCTATAAATACAACATCACAAAACAAGTCGTCCAGTCTACGGTGAATGAAGAACTGATTCGGAGTATTCGTGAACAATATCAAAAGCCATTTGAAAAAAAGTTTAATGAATTAAAGGGGTCTATAAAGGAACTGGAAGAAAGGAAAAAAGTTTATCAAATGTTTATTGATAAAATAGATCGAGTTTTTGAAAAAGGGGATGAATCCACTCCTGCATTTAGAAACGACACTTATTAGACTCTTTAATGATATACATATTATTTTCTATAGAAAAATGGACTCCAGGAGTGAAATCCTGGGGTCCTCTTGCCTTTTATAGGATGAAAAATCCTTAAATCATTGTTTTACCCTAATCGATTATAGTAAGTAATTTTTCAAAAAGCTGTAATTAAATGAAATTTTATAAGCTTTATCCAAAAGGAAACGGATTAGTTAAATTTAATAATAAGGTGCCATACACACTGATTAACTTTAATAATAAAGAATCCCACAGAGTCTGAAAAAGCCTCTAGAGGGGTTATTTTATCGGAATTAAGATTTCAAATCGATTGCTTGGTTTACTTGGCTCGTAATGTTCATCATAAATTTCAAGGCTATAAGACTGATAATCACGCTCATAATTACTTTTGTCTATCCACTGATGGATATATTCATAGGTTCGATCAATATGATCTCGTTCCATCACCCCATGATGATAGAAGGAAGCATAAGTATTTACGGGAACAGTCAGCTGGACCATATCGTTAGGTACATTAGAAAATTTTTGGACTTCTACTGTGACGTAATAGGTAAAGTCTGTTTTGCGATTATGAGAAATACCGAGTCTTCTCTTGCGGTTTACTACATCGCCGATTTCTTCTAAACGTTCGATTAATCGAAACCACAGCCTTGGTATCAGCACTTCTGCTTCACTGAACGCTTTGTAAGGAGCTGCAAACTCGTACCCCGCCACTTTTATTTCCTCTAGCTGAACAATTCGATTAAATATCTCTGGGGATGTACTGTTTATTTTAAATGGAGGCAGGGCCCGTTCTTTTAAAATAAAATAGCCGCCTTTTACACCCGGTTCTGAATATAAAGGGACTCCGAGTTCACTTAATTCTTGTAAATAGCGCCACATCGTCCGGTAAGAAACTTGAAATTCGTCAGCCATTTCCTGTACAGTAAACTGCTTTTTAATATTTACGAGTTCCATCAATTCAATTAATCTTTTTGATTTGGCCATCGATCTCACACACTTTTATAAATTTTTGAAAAATATGACAGAAACTGTCCAATTTCGCTGATATACTGATTCTGAAAATAACAAATGAAAAAGGAAGGTTGGGTTGTATGGAAATTAAAGTTGAGCCTAGAAATGCTTTTAATGGAATTGGTGTTAAGTGGAGTGGTACGTATGAGCAGGCAGCAAAAGGTGAAATAAGGACCATCCAGCAGGAATTTAGAAACAGAATAGATCAAATTAAGAATTTGGTCAACCCGAACATTATTACAGGTCTATCGTATCACAATGATGCCAATGGTTTTACTTATTATTTAATAGCAGAAGCAGAAAGTCTTGATTTTATTCCAGAAGGGATGGAGGGGATATCCGTTCCGTCTTATACCTTTGTTACATCTAGTTACCAAGGGGAACAGGTGCATGAAGCATATAGTTATTTGCATCGCTGGATTGAACAAAACGGTTTTACTTTAAATCAAGACGAATTGTTCTATTTAGAGGAATATCCTGTGAAATATAATCCGTTAACAGATCCTCCGCGTTTAAAAATTCATATCCCTGTAAAGGAAAAAGAGTAAATGGAGCGAAATATCTAATAAGATAATAAAGATGTGAATCATCGATTGAGGAGCGGACAGCATGTTAACGTTTATTCTTGTGGTATTTGCGTTATTTTTAGTCCCAGGGCCAGCTGTCATAGTCACCGTCTCACAAAGCCTTAAAGCGGGGAGGAGAGCGGGGATTATGACTGGTGTCGGGATAGCAATTGGCGATTTGCTCCATACGCTTGCAGCCGTTTTAGGTCTTTCTGCGATCTTAATGACATCAGCAGCTGCCTTTGAGGTTGTAAAGTATTTAGGAGTCGCATACCTTGTTTATATAGGAATCCGGTCTTTTTTTGAAAAAAGTAAACCAGCAGCAAAAAAGGAAACCGCCTCGATGTCTTTTCGCCAGGCCATTCTTATTGAACTATTGAACCCAAAAACGGCTCTCTTTTTCCTGGCATTCCTGCCACAATTCGTAAAGAGTGATGGACCATCTGTTACGATACAGCTTCTTATGCTCGGCCTTACTTTTGTCATCATGAG
It includes:
- a CDS encoding LysE family translocator, producing the protein MLTFILVVFALFLVPGPAVIVTVSQSLKAGRRAGIMTGVGIAIGDLLHTLAAVLGLSAILMTSAAAFEVVKYLGVAYLVYIGIRSFFEKSKPAAKKETASMSFRQAILIELLNPKTALFFLAFLPQFVKSDGPSVTIQLLMLGLTFVIMSILYTTLLALLTSSIGERLIVKNGRISRWQGKIVGAIYIGLGLRLAMESQN
- a CDS encoding GyrI-like domain-containing protein encodes the protein MLKERALPPFKINSTSPEIFNRIVQLEEIKVAGYEFAAPYKAFSEAEVLIPRLWFRLIERLEEIGDVVNRKRRLGISHNRKTDFTYYVTVEVQKFSNVPNDMVQLTVPVNTYASFYHHGVMERDHIDRTYEYIHQWIDKSNYERDYQSYSLEIYDEHYEPSKPSNRFEILIPIK
- a CDS encoding GyrI-like domain-containing protein yields the protein MEIKVEPRNAFNGIGVKWSGTYEQAAKGEIRTIQQEFRNRIDQIKNLVNPNIITGLSYHNDANGFTYYLIAEAESLDFIPEGMEGISVPSYTFVTSSYQGEQVHEAYSYLHRWIEQNGFTLNQDELFYLEEYPVKYNPLTDPPRLKIHIPVKEKE